The following coding sequences lie in one Lentilactobacillus sp. SPB1-3 genomic window:
- the aroB gene encoding 3-dehydroquinate synthase: MEILDVHITDHPYQVKIGQGLLKSTGELVTSVWSTRKVALISDDNVAPLYQQQVADSLGQAGFKVFSYQFEAGEESKSLAVLGKLATQMTVDGFNRDDGVIALGGGVTGDLAGFLAATYMRGIDLIQIPTSLLAQVDSSVGGKTAVDLGTTKNILGSFLQPDLVIVDPQTLRTLKERDLVEGYGEVVKVAGLTDHSLWQLIRTINSPADIFEHAEQISELAIKYKAEVVEADEKEGGLRQLLNFGHTIGHAVEALSDGNLRHGEAVAIGMVAISQVFTDHGLTPQEVTDQLKDRLVAVGLPIDLPKIDTEQILSKVKNDKKSHDGHLNLVYLKEVGSPAIMSVKTSEVADFLNL; the protein is encoded by the coding sequence ATGGAAATTTTAGACGTTCATATCACAGATCATCCTTACCAAGTTAAAATTGGCCAGGGCCTATTAAAAAGTACTGGTGAATTAGTTACTTCAGTTTGGTCGACTAGAAAAGTAGCTCTAATCAGTGATGATAATGTTGCGCCATTATATCAACAGCAAGTGGCTGATTCTTTAGGGCAAGCTGGTTTTAAGGTGTTTAGTTACCAATTCGAAGCTGGGGAGGAATCTAAATCACTCGCAGTTTTGGGCAAACTTGCTACTCAGATGACTGTTGATGGATTTAATAGAGATGATGGTGTAATTGCATTAGGTGGCGGTGTTACTGGTGATTTAGCTGGCTTTCTTGCCGCAACTTATATGCGAGGGATAGACCTTATTCAGATACCAACCTCCCTATTGGCTCAAGTAGACAGTTCGGTTGGTGGTAAAACAGCGGTGGATTTAGGGACCACAAAAAATATTTTGGGTTCATTCTTACAACCTGATTTAGTGATTGTCGATCCACAGACATTGCGGACACTTAAGGAGCGAGATTTAGTTGAAGGATATGGTGAGGTGGTTAAAGTTGCCGGATTAACAGATCATAGTTTATGGCAATTAATTAGAACTATTAATTCACCAGCTGATATTTTTGAACATGCCGAGCAAATTAGTGAGTTGGCAATCAAATATAAGGCAGAAGTGGTGGAGGCCGATGAAAAAGAAGGCGGTTTACGTCAGTTACTTAATTTTGGTCACACAATTGGGCATGCCGTTGAGGCACTAAGTGATGGTAACCTGCGTCATGGTGAAGCTGTGGCAATTGGGATGGTAGCAATTAGTCAAGTGTTTACAGATCATGGATTAACCCCGCAAGAAGTTACTGACCAACTGAAGGACCGTTTAGTAGCAGTTGGATTACCTATCGACTTGCCAAAAATAGATACTGAACAGATATTATCGAAAGTTAAGAACGATAAAAAGAGCCATGATGGTCATTTAAACTTGGTTTATCTCAAAGAAGTAGGGAGTCCAGCTATCATGTCAGTTAAAACTAGTGAAGTTGCGGATTTTCTGAACTTGTAG
- the aroF gene encoding 3-deoxy-7-phosphoheptulonate synthase gives MIIIMKPGQEATIQEIEDRLSGKVSVFTHGNRVAIQGIDRDGLNQQELQAAERIIENHPTAVQGSREFHPEDTVIQTAHSLIGGDNFTMMAGPCSVESLAHVRKMAAVAKAGGATILRGGAFKPRTSPYSFQGLGEDGLKFLRQAADEFDMDVLTEVMDEDHVEMVGKYTDIFQIGARNMQNFSLLKAVGKTNTSVMLKRGMSATIDDILNAAEYIAASGNTQIMIAERGIRTFDNKYTRNTLDVGSVPVLQKLSHYPVIVDPSHAAGHTEFVTREALAGVAIGASGLVVEIHDDPAHAFSDGAQALKPDEYQAMADKAFAIRNLINPAVKVVDA, from the coding sequence ATGATTATTATTATGAAACCAGGACAGGAAGCTACTATTCAAGAAATTGAGGATCGCCTTTCAGGTAAAGTATCAGTATTTACTCATGGAAATCGAGTTGCGATTCAAGGAATTGATCGAGATGGATTAAACCAACAGGAATTACAAGCAGCTGAAAGAATTATTGAGAATCACCCAACTGCTGTCCAGGGAAGCCGAGAATTTCATCCAGAAGATACAGTTATTCAAACTGCTCATAGTTTGATTGGAGGAGATAATTTCACCATGATGGCCGGACCTTGTTCCGTTGAGTCGTTAGCTCATGTTAGAAAAATGGCTGCCGTTGCTAAGGCTGGTGGTGCAACGATTCTTAGAGGAGGAGCTTTCAAACCCCGAACATCACCATACTCATTTCAAGGATTAGGCGAGGATGGATTAAAGTTTCTTCGGCAAGCCGCTGATGAATTCGATATGGACGTATTAACCGAAGTGATGGATGAAGATCACGTTGAGATGGTTGGTAAATACACTGACATTTTCCAAATTGGTGCTCGTAACATGCAAAACTTCTCGTTACTTAAGGCTGTTGGTAAAACAAATACTTCGGTTATGTTGAAACGAGGCATGTCTGCCACAATCGATGATATTTTGAACGCCGCAGAATACATTGCTGCCAGTGGCAACACCCAAATAATGATCGCAGAACGGGGCATTAGAACTTTTGATAATAAATACACGAGAAATACTTTAGACGTTGGTTCAGTACCAGTTTTACAAAAATTATCACATTACCCAGTAATCGTTGATCCTAGTCATGCCGCTGGTCATACGGAGTTTGTTACTCGCGAAGCATTGGCAGGAGTAGCCATTGGGGCTAGCGGATTAGTAGTTGAAATTCATGATGATCCGGCTCATGCTTTTTCAGATGGTGCGCAAGCATTGAAACCGGATGAGTACCAAGCAATGGCGGACAAAGCCTTTGCAATTCGTAATCTAATAAATCCAGCAGTGAAAGTGGTGGATGCGTAA
- a CDS encoding anthranilate synthase component I family protein encodes MNIEQLLPLKNDFALLPISINFKSTSFDPLAILHEFENSAKPSFVMTCKPKQSEDGYTFICLNPEASYTYKDGQLTVDHFVDEPQIKNVNLHQFIDKLINQHRAPKMDELPPFVGGLVGYFSYDYAKYATSAIIEQVDNPNQLDDADLMLVKTVVGYNHATNQVTISKLVDAGKIDQLFDKTVTELTQIKQRIISLDDSKPINSPRLTPLQYQFSLPEFSKRVLKTQQHIIDGDIFQLILSNPKNAQIYGSLLEMADRFFKQNPSPYHFYFHHNDFESMGASPETLITKKGNRLFSYPLAGTRKRGKNVVEDNFFAHELQTNEKELSEHNMLIDLGRNDLGRISKFGSVKVVAARKLLKFANVMHLGSIIESTITDKTTTMDIVDSVLPAGTLSGAPKVSAMQIIAQLEGNKRGIYGGGIGYLGFDGDLDLCIGIRLVYRKRNQLVIHSGAGIVADSIAKYEYQEFNNKASGVVNSLYPISKEKTAHEFSN; translated from the coding sequence ATGAACATTGAACAATTATTACCCTTAAAAAATGATTTCGCCCTATTACCTATCTCGATAAACTTTAAATCAACGTCATTTGATCCCTTAGCGATCCTGCATGAATTTGAAAACAGCGCTAAGCCATCTTTTGTGATGACCTGCAAACCAAAACAAAGTGAGGATGGTTACACATTTATTTGTCTCAATCCAGAAGCCAGTTACACCTATAAAGATGGGCAATTAACCGTCGATCATTTCGTTGATGAACCACAAATCAAAAACGTTAATCTGCATCAATTTATCGACAAATTAATTAACCAACATCGAGCTCCCAAGATGGATGAATTACCACCATTTGTCGGCGGATTAGTCGGTTACTTTAGTTATGATTATGCGAAGTATGCAACTTCAGCAATCATTGAGCAAGTCGATAATCCTAATCAATTAGACGATGCTGATCTAATGTTAGTGAAAACTGTAGTCGGCTATAATCATGCCACCAATCAAGTAACTATCAGCAAACTGGTTGATGCGGGAAAGATTGATCAGCTTTTTGATAAAACAGTTACAGAGTTAACACAAATAAAACAACGAATAATTAGCTTAGATGATTCTAAACCTATTAATTCACCACGTCTCACACCGCTACAATATCAATTTTCATTACCAGAATTCTCGAAACGAGTGTTAAAGACTCAACAACACATTATCGATGGAGATATTTTTCAATTAATTCTTTCTAACCCCAAAAATGCTCAAATTTATGGTTCTCTCCTCGAAATGGCTGATCGTTTTTTTAAACAAAATCCTTCTCCCTACCATTTTTATTTTCATCATAATGATTTCGAATCGATGGGTGCTTCACCAGAAACATTAATTACTAAAAAGGGAAATCGTCTTTTTTCATATCCACTCGCCGGCACTCGCAAGCGTGGTAAAAATGTCGTTGAAGATAATTTTTTTGCTCACGAATTACAAACCAATGAAAAGGAATTATCAGAACATAACATGCTAATTGATTTGGGAAGGAACGATCTTGGTCGTATTAGTAAATTCGGATCAGTCAAAGTCGTAGCCGCTCGAAAATTATTAAAATTTGCCAATGTTATGCACTTAGGCTCAATTATTGAAAGTACGATTACTGATAAAACCACAACTATGGATATCGTTGACTCAGTCCTACCTGCTGGAACTTTATCAGGTGCACCGAAAGTTTCAGCTATGCAAATAATTGCCCAGCTTGAAGGTAATAAGCGTGGCATATATGGTGGTGGTATTGGCTATTTAGGATTTGATGGTGATTTAGATTTATGTATCGGAATTCGCTTAGTTTATCGAAAAAGAAACCAATTAGTCATCCATTCAGGAGCTGGCATCGTTGCGGACAGCATCGCAAAATACGAGTACCAAGAATTTAATAATAAAGCCAGTGGCGTTGTCAACTCACTTTATCCAATTTCAAAGGAGAAAACTGCCCATGAATTTTCTAATTGA
- a CDS encoding anthranilate synthase component II, producing MNFLIDNYDSFSYNLSQLIGNLTNGNITVLKNDDPKINNLNKLNPEHIILSPGPGRPENAGQLMDVLNHFIGKAPILGVCLGHQAIAEAYGVNVVHANKLMHGKPSNVTLLRHNKLFANCPSTFPAARYHSLAVAHGPLPTNLTIDAVSDDQEIMAISDEQRAVYGVQFHPESIMTDPYVANQIIMNFLAINTESVHA from the coding sequence ATGAATTTTCTAATTGATAACTACGATAGTTTTTCATATAACCTGAGCCAATTAATTGGCAACCTAACCAATGGCAATATTACCGTTTTAAAGAATGATGACCCAAAAATTAATAATCTCAATAAATTAAATCCTGAACATATCATTCTGTCACCCGGACCAGGAAGACCTGAAAACGCTGGACAGTTAATGGATGTTCTTAATCACTTTATTGGCAAAGCCCCGATTCTGGGTGTTTGTTTGGGACATCAAGCGATTGCAGAAGCATATGGTGTTAATGTTGTTCATGCGAATAAATTAATGCATGGTAAGCCGTCTAACGTCACCCTTTTGCGCCATAATAAATTATTCGCTAATTGCCCCAGCACGTTCCCAGCGGCTCGTTATCACTCATTGGCCGTCGCTCATGGACCATTACCAACAAATTTAACCATTGATGCAGTCTCAGATGATCAAGAAATTATGGCTATTTCAGACGAACAACGAGCCGTTTATGGCGTGCAATTTCATCCTGAATCAATCATGACTGACCCATACGTCGCCAATCAAATCATTATGAACTTTTTAGCGATAAATACTGAGTCAGTTCATGCTTAA
- a CDS encoding histidine phosphatase family protein: MKTVYLVRHGQTILNHFRRMQGWIDSPLTQTGEQQATNTGKMLNQVHFDVAISSDLGRAIVTRDLILAENKVTDIAPMINKNFREVYFGSFEGVDSVVTWNQIGGPQGSFDQDFLIKKYGLLAVRDFMHDADPFKEAETGEQLQNRIQNAFTGLQNQLKDGETALVVSHGTFIRNVAGLYSKPGTFIDQPENGSVAILDVTDKPILVDYNQTEI; the protein is encoded by the coding sequence ATGAAAACAGTTTATCTAGTTCGACATGGTCAAACAATTCTTAATCACTTCAGAAGAATGCAGGGATGGATCGATTCGCCTTTGACCCAAACTGGCGAACAGCAAGCAACTAATACTGGTAAGATGTTAAATCAAGTTCACTTTGACGTGGCAATCAGTTCTGATTTAGGGAGAGCTATTGTCACACGAGATTTAATTTTAGCTGAAAATAAAGTGACAGATATTGCTCCAATGATCAATAAGAACTTCCGTGAAGTTTATTTTGGCTCATTTGAAGGTGTCGATAGTGTTGTAACTTGGAATCAAATTGGTGGCCCTCAAGGGAGTTTTGATCAAGACTTCCTCATCAAAAAATACGGTTTACTGGCAGTCAGAGATTTCATGCACGATGCTGATCCTTTTAAAGAAGCTGAGACCGGTGAACAGCTCCAAAATCGTATTCAGAATGCTTTCACAGGCCTACAAAATCAGCTTAAAGATGGTGAGACTGCTCTTGTTGTTTCACATGGAACATTCATTAGAAACGTTGCTGGTCTCTACTCAAAGCCGGGAACATTTATTGACCAACCAGAAAATGGTAGTGTCGCAATCTTAGATGTGACTGATAAACCTATTTTGGTGGATTATAATCAAACGGAAATTTAA
- a CDS encoding endonuclease III domain-containing protein, whose amino-acid sequence MVDLNKLYQELSNNLGQSGWWPADSKEEIILGAILVQNTNWNNADLALTELKRRTGLDPQNILNLTQEELMRIIKSSGFYKNKSRAILATFEWLDKEGWDYEAISDRYGSKLRSELLKIPGVGNETADVFQVYIFDRPVLIADSYTRRLFAKLGYTKTKTYEELWKQVKLPSNFTYLDAQEFHGLIDNFGKEYLRYDGLFEKSFLAGMK is encoded by the coding sequence ATGGTTGATTTAAACAAGCTGTATCAAGAACTTAGTAATAATCTAGGGCAATCTGGGTGGTGGCCGGCAGATTCTAAAGAGGAAATCATTCTGGGCGCCATTTTGGTTCAAAATACCAATTGGAACAATGCTGACTTGGCCCTAACTGAACTCAAGCGAAGAACAGGACTGGATCCTCAGAATATTCTTAACTTAACTCAAGAAGAATTGATGAGGATTATTAAGTCTAGTGGATTTTACAAGAATAAATCCCGAGCTATTTTAGCAACGTTTGAATGGCTAGATAAAGAGGGATGGGATTATGAGGCAATCAGTGATCGATATGGTTCTAAGCTGCGGTCTGAATTATTAAAAATTCCGGGAGTCGGTAATGAAACTGCCGATGTCTTTCAAGTGTATATTTTTGATAGACCTGTATTGATTGCTGATAGTTACACAAGGAGATTGTTTGCCAAATTAGGTTACACCAAGACCAAGACTTACGAAGAGCTGTGGAAACAAGTCAAATTACCTAGTAATTTTACGTATCTGGATGCTCAGGAATTTCATGGATTGATTGATAACTTTGGTAAGGAATATTTACGATATGATGGATTGTTTGAGAAGAGCTTTTTGGCGGGGATGAAATAA
- the lepB gene encoding signal peptidase I, with product MAKKSKDSKSTSFFKEAMSWIIPVVVGIVIALLLRQFVITFARVDGPSMEPNLVNNERMVVWRQAKIKHLSVIVFDANGVDPEATKQNTDYVKRVIGLPGDTVSSKDGNIYVNGKKINQNFISKYQRTTGTGNWDLKSLSKSWPRNVNSVKVPKGKYFALGDHRSVSNDGRYWGFVPKDKVLGVAKTFFWETNKTKRDNVNSLAY from the coding sequence ATGGCAAAGAAGTCAAAAGATAGTAAATCAACCTCATTTTTTAAAGAGGCTATGAGCTGGATTATTCCGGTCGTCGTCGGAATTGTAATTGCACTTTTATTACGACAATTCGTTATCACATTTGCGAGAGTTGATGGACCATCAATGGAGCCCAACCTTGTAAATAACGAGCGAATGGTAGTTTGGCGTCAGGCTAAAATTAAGCATTTAAGTGTTATCGTTTTTGATGCTAATGGAGTTGATCCTGAAGCTACTAAACAAAACACTGATTACGTTAAGCGTGTTATTGGCTTACCTGGTGATACAGTATCAAGTAAGGATGGCAATATTTACGTTAATGGCAAAAAGATCAATCAAAACTTCATTAGTAAATACCAAAGAACTACAGGAACTGGTAATTGGGATTTGAAGTCACTTTCTAAGAGTTGGCCTCGAAATGTTAATTCAGTTAAAGTTCCAAAGGGTAAGTATTTTGCGTTAGGTGATCATCGAAGCGTTTCTAATGACGGTCGTTACTGGGGTTTTGTGCCAAAGGATAAGGTCCTTGGTGTTGCCAAGACATTCTTCTGGGAAACTAACAAAACTAAACGTGATAACGTTAATAGTCTAGCTTATTAA
- a CDS encoding multidrug effflux MFS transporter produces the protein MKTNISVKKQVWLAIILGTVSATGPLSMDMYLPALPDMAQSLHTQTSVLQLSLSACLIGLALGQLVVGPLSDRYGRKKPLIIGFALFGLVSLLISMTDSIYLLIGLRFIQGLAGSSGQVLSRAIARDLFSGPLLTKFYSMLSAVNGIFPVLSPVLGGIIIQFTSWQGIFIVLAIIGLLVVLALFGGIKETLPTTARSTGGILSTMNSIGDLVKNDRFLRMIISAGLVTGGLFSYISASSFVFQNYFHMSVQNFSFLYALNGIGIAVGSIIPGFFANRISESKQTKTILTSTLITSLLLIGSWYLFRSLPVVIILVFLIVTQFGILFTLMTSIVMNMGTQNGGSVSALFGLSQNGIGSLMSPLVGLFGIATYLPMAVAIMLCILLSLILFNSLSTSTSQI, from the coding sequence ATGAAAACAAATATTTCAGTTAAAAAACAAGTTTGGCTGGCAATCATTTTAGGAACTGTCAGTGCAACTGGTCCACTATCAATGGACATGTATTTACCGGCACTGCCAGATATGGCGCAAAGCTTACATACTCAGACTTCAGTACTGCAACTTAGCTTAAGTGCCTGCTTGATTGGTCTTGCTTTAGGACAATTAGTCGTTGGGCCATTGAGTGATAGATATGGTCGCAAAAAGCCATTAATTATTGGCTTTGCTCTCTTTGGACTTGTTTCACTATTAATTTCGATGACCGATTCAATTTACTTGCTAATTGGCCTTAGATTCATCCAAGGACTTGCCGGATCTTCTGGTCAGGTATTATCTAGGGCAATCGCCAGAGACCTGTTCAGCGGCCCATTACTAACCAAATTTTATTCGATGCTTTCCGCCGTAAATGGTATCTTTCCAGTATTATCACCAGTATTAGGCGGTATAATTATTCAGTTCACGAGCTGGCAAGGGATTTTTATCGTATTAGCAATCATTGGTTTATTAGTTGTTCTGGCATTATTCGGTGGGATCAAAGAGACCTTACCGACAACCGCCAGATCAACTGGAGGCATTCTTTCTACTATGAATTCGATTGGAGATTTAGTTAAGAACGATCGCTTCTTACGTATGATTATCTCTGCAGGATTAGTAACTGGTGGTTTATTCAGTTACATTTCAGCTTCTTCATTCGTCTTTCAAAACTACTTCCATATGTCAGTCCAAAATTTCAGTTTTCTTTATGCGTTGAATGGGATAGGGATTGCGGTTGGTTCAATCATTCCGGGATTCTTTGCCAATCGAATCTCCGAATCCAAGCAGACTAAAACCATTCTGACGTCGACATTGATAACATCACTACTATTAATTGGTAGCTGGTATCTTTTCCGATCATTACCAGTTGTAATTATTCTTGTATTCTTAATTGTGACTCAATTCGGAATTTTGTTCACTTTGATGACTTCGATAGTTATGAATATGGGAACACAAAATGGTGGTAGTGTGTCAGCATTATTCGGCCTTTCTCAAAATGGAATTGGTAGCTTAATGTCCCCATTAGTTGGCCTCTTTGGCATCGCTACTTACTTACCGATGGCTGTGGCAATAATGCTCTGTATCTTACTAAGTCTGATTTTATTTAATTCTTTAAGTACCTCTACTTCACAAATATAG
- the mnmG gene encoding tRNA uridine-5-carboxymethylaminomethyl(34) synthesis enzyme MnmG: MESLRVSDVKKSYHGEDYDVIVVGAGHAGTEAALAAARMGNKTLLMTINLDMVAFMPCNPSIGGPAKGIVVREIDALGGEMGRNIDKTYVQMRMLNTGKGPAVQALRAQADKHAYHAEMKDTIENEPNLTLRQGIVDDLIVEDGECKGVITNTGARYSAKAVVIAAGTAARGKIIIGELMYASGPNNSQPAEKLTANLAKLGFDMERFKTGTPPRVDGTTIDYAKTEEQPGDEQPNHFSYETSDSDYIDVKNQLSCWLTYTNEKTHEIIRENLDRAPMFTGVIEGVGPRYCPSIEDKIVRFADKSRHQLFLEPEGRKTEEWYVQGLSTSMPEEVQQDIVHSIAGLENAQMMRPGYAIEYDVVAPYQLKPTLETKLIKNLYTAGQTNGTSGYEEAAGQGIIAGINAGRRALGQGPFVLKRNEAYIGVMIDDLVTKGTKEPYRLLTSRAEYRLLLRNDNADMRLTEKGHELGLISEDRYQSFLAKKAAVENELERLNSIRIKPSDKVNEFIQAHGDKPLQDGVIAAVFLRRPYVDYQTLMEFVDAPAEPLNHRVIEQVEIRTKYAGYITKAEANVERMKKMEEKHIPDRIDYSVIDGIATEARQKLAKIQPQTIAQASRISGVNPSDIAILSVYIQQGRIAKIDVQGA; this comes from the coding sequence TTGGAAAGTTTACGTGTTAGCGATGTGAAAAAGTCATATCATGGTGAGGATTATGATGTCATCGTAGTTGGTGCTGGCCATGCTGGTACAGAGGCCGCATTAGCTGCTGCTCGAATGGGTAATAAGACGCTATTAATGACCATTAATTTGGATATGGTTGCCTTTATGCCATGTAATCCATCAATTGGTGGACCCGCAAAGGGAATCGTCGTTCGTGAAATTGATGCATTAGGTGGCGAAATGGGTCGCAACATTGATAAGACCTATGTACAGATGCGGATGCTTAATACAGGTAAAGGTCCTGCTGTTCAGGCATTAAGAGCGCAAGCTGATAAGCATGCTTACCATGCTGAAATGAAGGATACTATTGAAAACGAACCTAACTTAACTTTACGTCAAGGAATCGTTGACGATTTAATCGTCGAAGACGGTGAATGTAAGGGAGTTATTACTAATACTGGTGCTAGATATAGCGCTAAGGCAGTGGTAATTGCTGCTGGAACAGCTGCTAGAGGTAAGATTATTATTGGTGAATTGATGTACGCATCAGGTCCCAACAATTCTCAACCTGCTGAAAAACTAACAGCTAACCTTGCCAAGTTAGGTTTTGATATGGAACGTTTCAAGACTGGTACTCCACCACGAGTTGATGGTACTACGATTGATTACGCTAAAACTGAGGAACAACCAGGTGATGAACAACCTAATCATTTTAGTTATGAAACCTCAGATAGTGATTACATTGACGTGAAAAACCAATTATCATGTTGGTTGACTTACACCAATGAAAAGACTCATGAAATTATTAGAGAAAACCTTGATCGCGCACCAATGTTCACTGGTGTGATCGAAGGAGTAGGACCTCGTTACTGTCCTTCAATTGAAGATAAAATCGTGCGGTTTGCTGATAAGTCTCGTCATCAATTATTCTTGGAACCTGAAGGTCGTAAGACTGAAGAATGGTATGTTCAAGGACTATCAACTTCAATGCCTGAAGAAGTACAACAAGACATCGTTCATTCAATTGCTGGATTGGAAAATGCTCAAATGATGCGTCCAGGATATGCCATTGAATATGATGTTGTTGCACCGTACCAATTGAAGCCAACATTGGAGACTAAGTTAATCAAAAATCTTTATACTGCTGGTCAAACTAACGGAACTTCAGGATATGAAGAGGCTGCTGGTCAAGGAATCATCGCTGGAATTAACGCTGGTCGTCGTGCCTTAGGCCAAGGACCATTCGTATTGAAGCGAAACGAAGCTTATATTGGCGTTATGATCGATGACTTGGTAACTAAGGGAACTAAGGAACCATATCGACTATTAACTAGTCGTGCTGAATATCGTCTATTACTTAGAAATGACAACGCTGATATGCGATTAACAGAAAAAGGTCACGAACTAGGATTGATTTCTGAAGATCGTTACCAAAGTTTCTTAGCTAAGAAGGCTGCTGTTGAAAATGAATTAGAGCGTTTAAACAGTATTCGTATCAAGCCTTCAGACAAGGTCAACGAATTTATTCAAGCTCATGGTGACAAGCCACTTCAAGATGGTGTAATTGCTGCAGTGTTCTTGAGACGACCATATGTTGATTACCAAACATTAATGGAATTTGTTGATGCTCCTGCAGAACCATTGAATCATCGAGTAATCGAACAGGTTGAAATCAGAACTAAGTATGCTGGTTACATTACGAAAGCTGAAGCTAACGTTGAGAGAATGAAGAAGATGGAAGAGAAGCATATTCCTGATCGGATTGATTACTCAGTAATTGACGGTATTGCTACTGAAGCTCGTCAAAAGCTTGCTAAAATTCAACCACAAACAATTGCCCAAGCATCTAGAATTAGTGGAGTTAACCCTTCTGATATCGCTATTTTAAGCGTTTATATCCAACAAGGACGAATCGCTAAGATTGATGTTCAAGGCGCATAA
- the mnmE gene encoding tRNA uridine-5-carboxymethylaminomethyl(34) synthesis GTPase MnmE produces the protein MVLTTTELDTIAAISTPPGEGGISIIRISGEEAINVAEKLYRGKNLTNVNSNTINYGHIIDPETGDEVDEVMLSVMKAPRTYTMEDIIEINCHGGIVATNRILQLVLSNGARMAEPGEFTKRAFLNGRIDLSQSEAVMDLIEAKTDQSMKAAISQLDGNLSRLIKNLRQDILDVLAQVEVNIDYPEYDDVETMTSRLLRDKAVDVHARIEQLLKTAKQGKILRDGLATSIIGRPNVGKSSLLNHLLHEDKAIVTDIPGTTRDVLEEYVNVRGVPLKLIDTAGIRDTEDKVEKIGVDRSRKAIESADLVLLVINASEPLTSEDHELIKLTDNGQRIVVLNKTDLPMKLDLAELKQLTGNKNMISTSAIEADGLQELEELIAKMFFEEGINSSQNSVMITNARHIGLLNQANQSLDSVIQGLDQGMPVDLVQIDMTHCWDLLGEVTGDSYQDELIDQLFSQFCLGK, from the coding sequence ATGGTTTTAACAACAACAGAATTAGATACAATTGCAGCTATTTCGACTCCACCTGGAGAAGGTGGTATTTCAATCATCAGAATCAGTGGTGAAGAGGCGATCAATGTCGCTGAAAAGTTGTATCGTGGTAAGAATTTGACCAACGTAAATAGCAATACTATTAACTATGGCCACATTATTGACCCTGAAACTGGTGATGAAGTGGATGAAGTGATGCTGTCAGTTATGAAAGCACCACGAACTTATACGATGGAAGATATCATTGAAATCAACTGTCATGGTGGAATCGTGGCTACTAATCGCATTTTGCAATTAGTTTTGAGTAATGGGGCTAGAATGGCCGAACCAGGTGAGTTTACTAAACGTGCATTTTTAAATGGTCGAATTGATTTATCTCAATCAGAAGCTGTCATGGATTTGATTGAAGCTAAAACTGATCAATCAATGAAGGCTGCTATTAGTCAACTTGACGGTAATCTTTCTCGATTGATCAAGAACTTACGTCAAGATATCCTTGATGTGTTAGCTCAAGTTGAGGTTAACATCGATTATCCAGAATACGATGACGTTGAGACAATGACTAGTCGGCTATTACGGGATAAGGCTGTAGATGTCCATGCCAGAATTGAACAGTTGTTAAAGACTGCCAAGCAAGGCAAAATTCTTCGCGATGGCTTAGCAACATCGATCATCGGACGCCCCAATGTTGGTAAATCCAGTTTATTGAACCATCTCCTACATGAAGATAAGGCAATCGTTACGGACATTCCAGGAACTACTAGGGATGTGCTGGAAGAATACGTTAATGTTCGCGGAGTACCGCTTAAATTGATCGATACTGCTGGCATTCGCGATACTGAAGACAAAGTTGAAAAAATCGGGGTTGATCGTTCCCGAAAAGCCATTGAAAGTGCTGATTTGGTATTACTAGTGATTAACGCTAGTGAACCTTTGACAAGCGAAGATCATGAATTGATCAAATTAACTGATAATGGCCAAAGAATTGTTGTTCTTAATAAAACTGATCTACCTATGAAGCTAGATTTAGCCGAATTAAAACAACTGACAGGCAATAAAAATATGATTTCAACTTCAGCAATTGAGGCTGATGGTCTTCAAGAACTTGAAGAACTAATTGCTAAGATGTTTTTTGAAGAGGGAATCAATAGTAGTCAGAATAGTGTCATGATAACTAATGCTCGGCATATCGGACTATTGAATCAAGCTAACCAATCTTTGGATAGTGTTATTCAAGGCCTTGATCAAGGGATGCCAGTTGATTTAGTTCAAATTGATATGACGCATTGTTGGGACTTACTTGGAGAAGTCACCGGTGATAGTTATCAAGATGAGTTGATCGACCAACTATTCAGTCAGTTCTGTTTAGGTAAATAG